The window GTGGACCCAGTAGATTTAATTTAAGTCAGTCACCCATGCCTAATAGGTTTCATGTCTATTAATCAAGTCCTgtgtgaaacacaaaaacactttattccCTCGTCATTAgttttgtttctaaaaatgtcacagaggccatttgagagagagagagaggggaaaacagGCTTCCAGGAACCAAGGGGAGTCTTGTGGTTTAACCAGCTGTAGCATCAAAGCCCGCACACAGAGAGGTCTTTCAGGGAACCTCATGCTTCCCAGGAAAGGTCATCTTGATTTAGGCTGTTCCTGAATTTTTGCGTCTCTCTAAGAAGCTGCAGGTTGTTGTAAGTGGTTCcacctttctttcctttttttttggccttaacAGGAGAGGGAGCAGGTGGCTTGATCCCACGCAACTGCTTGGCTGTGTGTTCCTCAGCACATTGCTGGCTCTGGGTCAACTTTTGGATCTGTGCAGGAgccaaagacagaaaacattaGGAATAGAGATCAGCTGAAACTACaaagttctgtgtttttctttcagtctggattctattttctcatgtttttgtttgtaagtGACTTCCAGGAACaataacttttgaaattggtccagtattgagccaGAGATCTGCAGCCGGCAGAAGCAAAACAAGTTGCCATGTTACATTTATCGGCAATTGCACATTGTGAATGTACGTCCagtaaaagtgcttttttcTGCCgatgacaggctcagattgttattgtaagtgcataacaacaaatatatatatatatatatgtgagagtaagattatttttgtgtaaccagaaacagccccaaatcATTATCaccaaaaccaccagactccatttaaataaacagtgattttGTGATCATAAAGCAGGCTTCATTCAGAGTCGAccgaaacaaaagaaaactacaAATACCTTCatggtttgtctttccactgttccaacaatcaccaactctggtttggttgtaATTAACCCtcaattcacccagttagactTGGAAATACACTGGCGCTTTACAcgttaaaattactgtttatttacatagAGCCTGGTGTGTGTGGCGATAGTGatttttggggctgtttctggttaaacaaaaaggatcctgctctttaacaaaaaggtctttctctgtagggatcctttccataaagTTCTCAGACAATTAGAACAATGACCTGAGTTAGTCAGtggaaaaaacaagcacttttagtgaatTAATGCTGGACAAATGCTCcaagtggttacactgcagccagATTCACCCTTGCCGACTACAAGCTCCAGCTCAACACTGgaacagtttcaaaaattgttatctccattagtcacttagaacAAAAACATGGGTTCAGGCTGAAAAAATACCCTTTAAATTACTGTCTGTATAGACcacttttacatgtttacaaagTACCTTAACAACATAACTAAATGTGCAATTAACCATCTTTACAAATGAGCCCCtggatttttgtggtcattcaCTTACTGTCTGCTGGTGTTTGCGGAGCTTGGTGATCTGGGCTGCCTTCTCCTCCATCCTTCCAACCAGCCTCTCCAGTTCACTCTGCAGATCCTGCCTCTGCTCGCGATCTTGGGTTGCATCTATCTGATGCACCAACTCCTGATGCTCACTgaccaaaaaaagtgcaagCAACAATGCAGACACAGATTACTAAatgtgcaaaagaaaaactaaaacaaaacaattaaataaaagctTACTCACAAGCTCATTTGTCCTAGCTCATCCTGTAGAGCCAGGAGCAGGTCAGACAGTGAGCTCAGTGACTGATCTGCTGGTTCAGGCTCCCTGTCAGGCTTGTGACAAGTGTTGGAAGACGGAGCTAAGGCCTTTTGGAGGCTTTTCTTGGCTGCACAACCAGATCTGTTGATTGCGCTCACTCGTTCACACAGCTGGGGCTGATGGTGCTTCATCATGTGAAGTATACTTTGTATGTTGGCATGAACTGAATGGCTCGGGCTTGTTGACTGTGAAATGTGGGGGTaatcaaaataagtcaaaacaGGGAAATAGTTAAcaataatacattatttatgGAGTTAGCTCTGACTTACCGTCCCTGCAACAAAGGGGAATTTTTTGTGCCTTGGGCCACTTGGTGATGCCAGCTCATTCTGTCTGGGGGTTTTCTAAGTAGAAGACAGCTGTTATCACTACtgtgcaaacacattttctctcatcAACTTAATACAGGCAGTTATTTTACTTTATCAGTAAGAATAGTACCTTAgtagtcttttttgttttcctctttggcTGTATTTCTTCAGTAGTTGGCACAGACAATCGAAGGTTGATGTCCATCTCCTTCTGCAGCTGTCGATATGTGACAATAATAGCACGGTTAAAGTtggttttgtatttcttttcaaTATTATTTGCTGGCATCACAAGACAGTGAGTTTTGTGTAACTTAAAATCCTCAAGAGATTGTTTATTAGTAAtttaatcatcatttaaaatcaTTACTTATGTTTTTGACCGAAGTCAACTGATTGCTGGGTACATTTGACTTTTCAACCCTAGCCCCCCACCTTGATGTCTTATTCTCGGCGTTAAGTATGCTCTATGGCAAAATTTCAGATGGATGCACTGGTGATTTGGGTTTTTCTAAGCACTCGTAACATTGTTCCAGATCGTATCCCAGTTTAATTCTTGTCCCAATTCAGACATATCCCTATCCCATACTTTCATTCCTGAGGTAGGGACATATTTTTGGGAAATTAATTTACCATATATGTATGACACTatctgttttggttcactctttAGCCAACCTAAGACAGGATGGTCTTTCAGATCTGATCCCCAGGGAAtcattacttatttttaaatcatttattgtaaaatatttccaTGCTGGGGTCAGGAGagttaaaaaatgaagcaaaaacgTGGAATCTTGTGTAACTGTTGAGCTGATCCAAATATTGAATTGTGTGCGGACTAACCTTGTCTGCTTTTTCCTGCACAAGTTTCCGCTCATGCTCTTCTTTCATTAGTTTTTGCTCCAGTATGGCGAGCTTTGTCTGAAAGCAAAATAACATTCTTATCTTATTATTTAGCTAGTGATGATTAGTGTTCAGActcataaactgtataaattgTAAAACCGTGCTTTACCTCCGCCAGAGTTTGGGTCCTACTCAATTTGAGACACTCTGATTCAAGTTTCTCCAGCTTCTCCCGCTGGGATTGGGTATTTGAGGTGCTTGGTTGCTGGTTCTGCAGTGAAGCCTGTAAagatagtatatagtatatttaGTTACATGTATTTATGCCACTTACAGTACATCCAGAAATGCTAGTagctaatgtatttttttttaaactatatgtATTTATAGTTTCACAGGGTGTACTTTTAAATTAAGCTTTGTTAAATAATTGTGTTTCTTTCAGTTTGTAGCCTTTTGTTCTACCTGGTTCTCCATGAGGGCATTCCTCTCCTTCTTAGCATTTTCAACCATCTTCCTCATGTAGTCCAGCTGCTTCTCAAGGACCTTACAGCGAGCCTCTGCGGACTGCAGCTTTGAGTCCAGCTCTGTTGgcataaacacagacattattattagaaaatatctacattaaattatttgcatttacaaCTCCTTCTTCCTTTGCAGCCTCCATCACGTACCTTTCCTGCCAGAGTTGTCTGTCTCAGGCAGATTGGCTGCTGGTTGACTGGCCGCCGTATAAGATGCTGTGACTTGTTGATGCCTCTGGGCATCATGGGAGAACTGATGAAAGCTCTTCTCTGCTTGCTTTCTTTCAAGCTCCAAACGCCTGATTTTCTCCTGGAGGGTCTTCAGTGCATCAACAACAGCTGAGGGGGAGTTAACAAGAACAGAAAGGTGTATCTGGTTGTTGCAGCTGGTGGTGAACGGAACAAAAATGCCATAACAAAAACACTCGGTGAGACAAGAAACTTGACATAATGTCTGTGCCGTACCTGTGCTGTCAATATGTGGTTTGGTCTGAGACACTTGCAAGCTGGTCATCTGTGGGTCCAAGCTGCTGGATGAGTGGGGAGGGAAATCCAGCTGTCTTGCTATCGGAAATATCCTGTCTGGAGGCTGGTAATAGCTCCCAATGTAACTGTTTTTGGAGGGTGAGTCTAAAGTCTACAGACAAGAGGTTGCAACtaatgattttcattttctatttcttgTTCAGTCCATAAAATCAAAGACAGTATGATAAAATAACGTTCAAAAAATCCCCACAACCCATGGTTAGGTTTTCAAATGGGTTGTCTGTTTAGATTATtactaataaaaatactaatataGCAAACATATTCAGTTTACAACTGTCACATTTGTGGAGCTGGACCCAGATAAGTTCAGCACATTTCCTGTGTAAAATACTTCGGTtaaatgactgactgattgaaaTGGATAGGTATGTACCAACTGGATCAGAAGgatcaatgcttttttttaattaactgttgggggcgcccagtagctcagttggtcgAGCatgtgccccatgtacagaggctaagTCTTTGCTGCAGTTGCCACAGGTTTGATTCTGGCCTCTGCCCttagctgcatgtcatcccctctctctccccctttcacgcttagtCTTACCTATCAATTAATGGCTAAAAAGcccccccaaaataatctttgattatgcatttttattttctacacgTATACTTGtgagattttgattttttttttttggcaactaaATGTATTGATATTTTGATTGCTTGTATTTTAGTATTAATATGTTTTCTGGGTGTGGGGTTTATATAAGCCAGTATAGGTTTCTACCACACCCTCACACGTACTTTGTATGTTTTATCCGCATCGTGCTTTGTATTATATGAATCAAATAAACCGTAAATTAaattatccaggtaaatacaagtatgtgACGATCGACTACAACCAATTCATTGATCGACCAATACTCTAAGCACTGTTACATTACCCCAGAGCACCAGCTGCCTGCAACAATAACGCTTTTTCCAAACAGTCCCACTGATATGCTCCTACAGGCGTTAACGTTAACGTATGCAAGCAAAAACGAGCCGTCTTGTTTACAAATAATGCTAAGATTATTTGTTATCTTGGCATAAAACAGTAACGCCCCTTGCAACCGTTCTCGTGTAAGTTAAGACGGATAAACGTACGCAACAAACCCAGCAGAAAGGCTCCGTCGGATAACCTAGCAGCTAACAACAACTGAGCGAACGTAAACAAGAATAAAGCTAATGTGTTAGCCACATTCGCAGCTAACTAACGGCGGATTTGTCAACGTTACCTGATCGTGATAAGTCTCCATGCTGTGGCATTGAGGTCGATACTCGTTTCGAAACACGTATGTTAATACCTGATATTCCcagacttgtgtttttaagtaGCTAACTGACTTCTTCTGATACCACCAGGAAGTCCggactttttaaatttccctCCTCTTTGCCGCTGTCATCACAGTGGTTCCGCCTGCGCATGTTTCCTCCTCCGTCTCCCAACAGTGTAAAGACTGTTGTACATCTCATACTGGTTTTGTCTCCATCTGGCActttaatataattaaaattaaaggtAAAACATAAATTGATCAGAATTGTACCCCGTTAAAACAACCTGGACCTCCCCTATCCAAAACTGGTAAGATATCATTTATGACATCTTTTTAATGGAAGAATAACAACCTTCTCAATGAAActaaaggaaataaaatttaaggaaacttGGAAGAACTGTAAAATGTAACCCACAGTTCCCCAAAACACCCATCCTTTGTTTGAATTAGTTTATGAAATCTTTATTTCTAACTTTACaaactagttttatacattgtattgtaATATATGGCACacagtttatattttacacacttcacacactcagcacattatacatattcagaattttaaatatttacctacttattgcttttttgtaatccttactgtatttctattttatgtttcatatttttacatactttttgcAGGGACTTATTAATATGTTCTATAATTTTCTATGCTTGGCATCCGAGCAACTGTAACCCATACAAACGACACGAGTGAGTGTTCACAGGAGAGATATGGCCTTGATTTTTGTATGTGATTTAAGATAGAACCCCTTATGAAAATAGCCACCTGCAGCCAAAGGCAACATCTTTGCAGTGTGGCAGGTGTGCTGCACTCagaaaaagcacatattttctGCAGAATATGGCTTGGCATTTCTGTTTCCTCCGCAGATTTGTACATCTACATCCCCACGGTactttatttcaattttcaatgCCATGAAATACAGcccttttcattcatttgatacataaaatagcacaaaattgCTGCACTGatacaaaacaaagagagagataaaaaataaataggaaaatctaaacaaaaatgCCCATTTTTGTTACCAAATGGTAATCTACACAAAACTGAGTAACtgcaataaacataaaatatgatcattttgtttcaactttaattttattatcaaaaataaaatttaaaaacatacaggCCTGGACATTGCTTTGTTCACAGAAATTCTTACTGTCCATACCTCAGTAAGAAAATtaatcctaaaaataaataaatcctacATTTCTGGACTTCTACTCACAAATGCAtttgaaacaaaagcaaactttaGGCTTATTACTCTTTATcgaaatataattattttgcCTGGAATTGCAAAATCCTTGCATAGCCAaggaaaatcatgaaaaaagagtgttttaaaaatgattttctaaggTGGATAAGATGTTTTGGAGTAAACAAGTTTGTGTAATCCTTGCTTAAAATGTGACACAGTTAAACACTATAATGTACTTCAGGAGAAAGAGCCCCTGCTCCCTGTGAAACTAATGGAGAAGAACTCCAGCAAACCTGCTCCACTAGAGCCTCCCTCAACCCCTTGTGAACCTCAACCCCAGACTCCTCCAGCAGACAGTCAGAAGGTGGCTTTCAAACTTGGAGACAGTGGtgagaaattaatatttttatattttttaattttttaaatcctttattgtgaaatgctGTGATAACCGAAGAAATGAAGGCAAGTGCAGGGACATATAAACAGGAAAGAAATGAGATTTAtaaagtgacacaaagacataaaataaaactactgaCAAGAGTAGAACATTgagaaaacagaattaaataaaaacaaaaattaaaaagggaataaaagCAGCTTTCAACTTGATAGGTATGCAGGACAAGAGGCAAATCAAGACATTAATAGTGTGaaaggtttgttgttgtttttcactcaAGGTCTTTTTAATGGTATGtaaaatcatgtaaaataaaaaaaaatcccagataCAGGTGGAAAAATAGAACATACCCCTCCCTCAACAGAATCAGCCACACAAAAATGACTAGAATATAAACAaattcagtgttaaaaaaattgtaagtgtgatgcaaaataaattgaattagAACAGTGTAATagacaacaataacaattaactatatttttaataataatgctgtttttggaaaatagcATTTTTGCTAGAAGCTGGTAGATGGAATTCTTGATGAAGCTTCGCTCCGTCTCTAATCCAGCTGCAATCTGTTGCTTATGTTTTTATCAGGGGCAGATTTAGTGATTTGAGAGCTAGTCCCTAGTCTACCtgccttgctttgattttaCCCACTCTCTGGGAGTGATGGTGGGCTGTAGAATaagttatgctgttttttacaCACAACATACCAAGCTGCCCCGGTATAACATAAAGTAAGCCTACAGTTATTGCGCTTTGGTCAAGGCATAATTTACATGTAGTTCAATAAGGGCAGTTTGACATTAACTCTGTTTTTCagtgcatgtctgtgtttgaatcatacaattttatttgttgttgtaacacttgaaaaaattaagatttatttttaatgaaaactgcTTTTACACAAAATGAGCCAGGCTATGCCATGCTTTTGGAAATATTTCTGCATGGCACATTAGCGCGCAGAGTGCCaccaccaaaaacatttttttcacttccttttaaatctcactccaaacttttttgaaaagttGGCGGCCCTGGATTATTTAAGATTTTGATATTGATGGTTGTGTGCTAATATTGATTAACTGGCATTAATCGTTTCTGTGTGTTGTATAGCAGTGTAGCAAAATGCAAATTAGGTTATATACAAAACGATTGAAATGGAAATGTTCAACATCTCTGTCTTCTTAGGTACTGTCTCAATAATTTCTGATAAACAAGAGAAAGGGGGGCTGCTGCCCGCTAAATGCATGACGGGAGTTGTAGTTCGTGAGAGCTACCCTTTAGAACACACAGCGAACGAAGAGAATTCAACTCCCATAAAACCTTCCCCCTCGCGCTTGGCAACTCCTTACCAACCAATCAGCTATCAGCATCCACACGATACCGCCCCCAGAA is drawn from Plectropomus leopardus isolate mb chromosome 16, YSFRI_Pleo_2.0, whole genome shotgun sequence and contains these coding sequences:
- the cep57l1 gene encoding centrosomal protein CEP57L1 encodes the protein METYHDQTLDSPSKNSYIGSYYQPPDRIFPIARQLDFPPHSSSSLDPQMTSLQVSQTKPHIDSTAVVDALKTLQEKIRRLELERKQAEKSFHQFSHDAQRHQQVTASYTAASQPAANLPETDNSGRKELDSKLQSAEARCKVLEKQLDYMRKMVENAKKERNALMENQASLQNQQPSTSNTQSQREKLEKLESECLKLSRTQTLAETKLAILEQKLMKEEHERKLVQEKADKLQKEMDINLRLSVPTTEEIQPKRKTKKTTKKTPRQNELASPSGPRHKKFPFVAGTSTSPSHSVHANIQSILHMMKHHQPQLCERVSAINRSGCAAKKSLQKALAPSSNTCHKPDREPEPADQSLSSLSDLLLALQDELGQMSFEHQELVHQIDATQDREQRQDLQSELERLVGRMEEKAAQITKLRKHQQTIQKLTQSQQCAEEHTAKQLRGIKPPAPSPVKAKKKGKKGGTTYNNLQLLRETQKFRNSLNQDDLSWEA